A region from the Pseudomonas sp. Teo4 genome encodes:
- a CDS encoding carbon-nitrogen hydrolase family protein, protein MRIALFQGTPKPLDVPGNLERLQHQAQLAAERGAQLLVCPEMFLTGYNIGLAQVEHLAEAADGPSAMSVVEIAQAHRIAIVYGYPERADDGSIYNSVQLINAHGSSLSNYRKTHLFGELDRSMFSAGPDHFPVVELEGWKVGMLICYDIEFPENARRLALAGADLILVPTANMEPYDFVCQVTVRARAQENQCYLVYANYCGAEGEIKYCGQSSIVGPDGSQLAVAGHDECLLLAELAHERVTLGREAFPYLADLRQDLHSRSS, encoded by the coding sequence ATGCGCATTGCTCTGTTCCAGGGCACGCCCAAGCCACTGGACGTGCCCGGCAACCTTGAACGGCTGCAGCACCAGGCGCAGCTGGCGGCCGAGCGAGGGGCGCAACTGCTGGTGTGCCCGGAGATGTTTCTGACCGGCTACAACATCGGACTGGCACAGGTGGAACACCTCGCCGAAGCCGCTGATGGGCCGTCGGCCATGAGCGTGGTAGAGATTGCCCAGGCCCACCGCATCGCCATCGTGTACGGCTACCCGGAGCGTGCCGATGACGGGTCCATCTACAACAGCGTGCAGTTGATCAATGCCCACGGCAGCAGCCTGAGCAACTACCGCAAGACACACTTGTTCGGCGAGCTGGACCGCTCCATGTTCAGCGCCGGCCCCGACCACTTTCCGGTGGTCGAACTGGAGGGCTGGAAGGTCGGCATGCTGATCTGCTACGACATCGAGTTTCCGGAAAATGCGCGGCGCCTGGCGCTGGCGGGTGCCGATCTGATTCTGGTGCCTACGGCGAACATGGAACCCTACGACTTCGTTTGCCAAGTGACCGTGCGGGCTCGGGCACAAGAGAACCAGTGCTATCTGGTGTATGCCAACTATTGCGGTGCCGAAGGCGAGATCAAGTATTGCGGGCAAAGCAGCATCGTTGGGCCGGATGGCAGCCAGTTGGCCGTGGCTGGGCATGATGAATGCCTGTTGCTGGCTGAGCTTGCGCATGAGCGGGTGACACTGGGACGGGAGGCGTTTCCGTATCTGGCAGATCTGCGCCAGGACCTGCATTCGCGCAGCAGCTGA
- a CDS encoding NAD(P)/FAD-dependent oxidoreductase: MNKKNRHPADGKQPITIFGPDFPFAFDNWLEHPAGLGSIPAERHGEEVAIVGAGIAGLVAAYELMKLGLKPVVYEASKLGGRLRSQPFNGTDGIIAELGGMRFPVSSTAFYHYVDKLGLETKPFPNPLTSASGSTVIDLEGQTYYAEKATDLPALFHEVADAWADALESGAQFADIQQAIRDRDVPRLKELWNKLVPLWDDRTFYDFVATSRSFAKLSFQHREVFGQVGFGTGGWDSDFPNSMLEIFRVVMTNCDDHQHLIVGGVEQVPQGIWRHVPEHCAHWPEGTSLSALHGGAPRTGVKRIARAADGRLAVTDNWGDTRHYGAVLATCQSWLLTTQIDCEESLFSQKMWMALDRTRYMQSSKTFVMVDRPFWKDKDPETGRDLMSMTLTDRLTRGTYLFDNGDDKPGVICLSYAWMSDALKMLPHPVEKRVQLALDALKKIYPKTDIAGHIIGDPITISWEADPHFLGAFKGALPGHYRYNQRMYAHFMQQDMPAEQRGMFIAGDDVSWTPAWVEGAVQTSLNAVWGIMSHFGGSTHPDNPGPGDVFDEIGPIALAD; this comes from the coding sequence ATGAACAAGAAAAACCGCCACCCCGCCGACGGCAAGCAACCCATCACCATCTTCGGCCCAGACTTCCCTTTTGCCTTCGACAACTGGCTGGAACACCCCGCTGGCCTGGGCAGCATTCCGGCTGAGCGCCATGGCGAGGAAGTCGCTATCGTCGGTGCCGGCATCGCTGGCCTGGTGGCGGCGTACGAGCTGATGAAACTTGGCCTCAAGCCGGTGGTGTACGAAGCCTCCAAGCTGGGTGGCCGGCTGCGCTCGCAGCCGTTCAACGGTACCGACGGGATCATCGCCGAGCTGGGAGGCATGCGTTTTCCAGTGTCGTCCACAGCCTTCTATCACTACGTGGACAAGCTGGGCCTAGAAACCAAACCCTTCCCTAACCCGTTGACCTCTGCCTCGGGTAGCACGGTGATCGACCTGGAAGGCCAGACCTACTACGCCGAGAAGGCAACCGACCTTCCTGCGCTGTTCCACGAGGTAGCTGACGCCTGGGCCGACGCACTGGAAAGCGGCGCCCAATTCGCCGATATCCAGCAAGCCATCCGCGACCGCGACGTACCACGCCTCAAAGAACTGTGGAACAAACTGGTGCCGCTGTGGGACGACCGCACCTTCTACGACTTCGTCGCCACCTCGCGCTCGTTCGCCAAGCTGAGCTTCCAGCACCGCGAAGTGTTCGGCCAAGTCGGTTTTGGCACCGGCGGCTGGGACTCGGACTTCCCCAACTCGATGCTGGAAATCTTCCGGGTGGTGATGACCAACTGCGACGACCACCAGCACCTGATTGTCGGCGGTGTAGAACAAGTGCCTCAGGGCATCTGGCGTCATGTTCCGGAGCATTGTGCCCATTGGCCAGAGGGCACCAGCCTGAGCGCGCTGCACGGTGGCGCGCCGCGCACTGGGGTCAAACGCATTGCCCGCGCCGCCGATGGCCGCCTGGCCGTCACCGACAACTGGGGCGATACCCGCCACTACGGCGCTGTGCTCGCCACTTGCCAGAGCTGGCTGCTGACCACCCAGATCGACTGCGAAGAGTCGCTGTTCTCGCAGAAGATGTGGATGGCACTGGACCGCACACGCTACATGCAGTCGTCAAAAACCTTCGTCATGGTCGATCGCCCGTTCTGGAAGGACAAAGACCCGGAAACCGGCCGCGACCTGATGAGCATGACCCTCACCGACCGCCTGACCCGGGGCACGTATCTGTTCGACAACGGAGACGACAAGCCTGGGGTGATTTGCCTGTCCTACGCCTGGATGAGCGACGCCCTGAAAATGCTTCCACACCCGGTGGAAAAGCGCGTACAGCTGGCCCTCGATGCGCTGAAGAAGATCTACCCCAAGACCGACATCGCCGGGCATATCATCGGCGACCCGATCACCATTTCCTGGGAGGCCGACCCGCACTTCCTGGGGGCGTTCAAAGGGGCACTGCCGGGGCACTACCGCTACAACCAGCGCATGTACGCGCACTTCATGCAACAGGACATGCCTGCCGAGCAACGTGGCATGTTCATCGCCGGCGACGACGTTTCATGGACCCCCGCTTGGGTCGAGGGCGCGGTACAGACCTCGCTGAATGCGGTGTGGGGTATCATGAGCCACTTCGGTGGCAGCACCCACCCGGACAACCCAGGCCCTGGCGATGTATTCGATGAAATCGGTCCCATCGCCCTGGCCGACTGA
- a CDS encoding transcriptional regulator yields the protein MPRNLFTELTEGFDALADERTDKMTLRSHKVAFQSLTPLEPSELVELRHRLNMSRALFANYLRTNARTLENWEQGRSRPNAQAVALIRLVQKFPETVEHLAALN from the coding sequence ATGCCCCGCAACCTCTTCACTGAACTCACTGAAGGCTTCGACGCCCTGGCTGATGAGCGCACAGACAAGATGACGCTGCGCTCACACAAGGTGGCTTTCCAGTCACTCACTCCACTGGAACCTAGCGAGCTGGTAGAGCTTCGCCATCGCCTCAACATGTCTAGAGCGCTGTTTGCGAACTACCTGCGTACTAACGCCCGCACATTGGAAAACTGGGAACAGGGCCGCTCCAGACCCAACGCCCAGGCGGTTGCGCTGATTCGACTGGTGCAAAAATTTCCAGAGACAGTGGAGCACTTGGCAGCCCTGAACTGA
- a CDS encoding Lrp/AsnC family transcriptional regulator has product MPDSRAIALDEIDRQLIALLQINARESVATLARQLGIARTTVNSRLERLEKNKVITGYGVRLGQRLVGGGLQAYVGIKVQPRSGKEVVRRLSAMGQVQQLCAVSGEFDYVAWLRSDSPEQLDQLLDQIGSVDGVEKTTTSIILSSKVDRGQPI; this is encoded by the coding sequence ATGCCGGACTCCCGCGCCATCGCCCTGGACGAAATCGACCGCCAGCTGATCGCCCTCCTCCAGATCAACGCCCGCGAAAGCGTCGCCACCCTCGCCCGCCAGCTTGGCATCGCCCGCACCACGGTCAATTCGCGGCTGGAGCGTCTGGAGAAGAACAAGGTCATCACCGGCTACGGCGTGCGTCTTGGCCAGCGCTTGGTCGGCGGTGGCCTGCAGGCCTATGTGGGCATCAAGGTGCAGCCACGTTCCGGCAAGGAAGTGGTGCGGCGCTTGAGTGCGATGGGCCAAGTGCAGCAGCTGTGTGCGGTGAGCGGCGAGTTCGACTATGTGGCCTGGCTGCGCAGCGATTCGCCAGAACAGCTAGACCAGTTGCTCGACCAGATTGGCAGCGTCGATGGGGTGGAGAAAACCACCACGTCGATCATCCTCAGCAGCAAGGTCGATCGCGGACAGCCGATCTAG
- a CDS encoding EAL domain-containing protein translates to MPLMPAILLLLLILWNTTAGALTLTDEEKTWLAAHPQLRLGVDASWPPFEFRDQEGRYQGLAADYIALIQERLGVALKPVEPSSWTEVLEQARTSRIDLLPGIMSTPERQTYLAFTRPYLDFPIVILAHEGGPQPRTLKDLYGLKIAVVENYAPHELLRTHHPDLNLVAMPNVSSTLQALATDEVDAVVGDLASSIWSLRQLKLDGLYVSGETPYRYQLAMAAPRDKKILVGILDKVMADMSSSEINQIQQRWVGNVVDQRTFWHDMLLYGLPGVMVLVAILAAVIRINRRLSSEISRRIALEQELRSSEYHYRGLVESLSAIAWEADANDFTYSYVSPHAEDLLGYPLHDWLKPGFWRSILHPEDALWAQAFSESETAAGRDHSLDYRVMRADGQPVWIRNIVSMIEHGHRPLMRGLMIDISETKRTEDALRLSEQKFASVFQQCPDILLIARHSDGCLLEVNEAFEEQIGLPPGQVIGRTATELNLWGVDGTGPLLLERLHQGGIRNLEMSFRRSNGQLFTGLTSAETFELDGTQALVVAVRDISQLKETQQQLQTSEEKFAKAFHASPDGLLLSRQSDGLLIEVNEGFCRLTGYDFTPSIDQTSLDLGIWVDLNERKRLIELLNRDGFVRDFSCLIRRSDGQIRLCELSARPLPIAGVDCMLTIARDITERHLMQEKLQLAATVFENTAEGVLITDIDQRISAVNRAFSEITGYSEVEALGQTPRLLASGQHDSAFYAAMWHQLTAEGHWQGEIYNKRKNGELYPGWLTISGVRNSDNEITHFVAVFADISSLKHAQAKLDYQAHHDPLTGLPNRALFENRLQAVLTCAQISNRQGAVLFLDLDRFKHINDSLGHPVGDLLLKGIAQRLKEQVRDVDTVARLGGDEFIILLPGLHKPSDASAIANKLLACFNAPFQAGEHEFFTSASIGISLYPQDGTDVATLIRNADAAMYRSKAKGRNRVEAYTRDLTVQASERIALEHELRRAIERNEMSLSYQPKFSLKTQSLVGAEALLRWSHPTFGEVPPEHFIHLAEENGTILQLGDWVLEQACRQMHAWKKRYSAFGPLSINLAGAQLRHPGLAKRIESLLKTYQLKAGDLQLEITENFIMSQAEEALAVLHQLKQLGVQLAIDDFGTGYSSLSYLKRLPLDILKIDKSFIRGLPDDPHDAAIARAIIALGRSMQLTIIAEGVESQAQQRFLANEGCEQIQGYIVSLPLSPEEFAATFLRIALSDLSDGTLSKPSL, encoded by the coding sequence ATGCCCTTGATGCCGGCCATTCTGTTGCTGCTCCTTATCCTTTGGAACACAACGGCCGGCGCCCTGACCCTGACTGACGAGGAAAAGACCTGGCTAGCTGCCCACCCGCAGCTGAGGCTGGGTGTCGATGCTTCCTGGCCACCTTTCGAGTTCCGCGACCAGGAGGGCAGATACCAGGGATTGGCCGCCGATTACATCGCCTTGATTCAGGAGCGCCTTGGGGTAGCGCTCAAACCAGTCGAGCCCAGCAGTTGGACCGAAGTGCTGGAGCAGGCGCGAACCAGTCGCATAGACCTGCTACCTGGCATCATGTCCACGCCAGAACGCCAGACCTACCTGGCCTTCACCCGCCCGTACCTGGATTTCCCCATTGTCATCCTTGCCCACGAAGGCGGCCCCCAGCCCCGCACGCTTAAGGACCTGTACGGCCTGAAGATCGCCGTGGTGGAAAACTACGCACCCCACGAACTGCTGCGCACGCACCACCCGGACCTCAACCTGGTGGCCATGCCCAACGTCAGCTCGACATTACAGGCCTTGGCCACCGACGAAGTGGATGCAGTCGTCGGCGACCTGGCCTCAAGCATCTGGAGCTTGCGCCAGCTGAAGCTCGACGGCCTGTACGTCAGCGGCGAAACGCCTTATCGCTACCAGCTGGCAATGGCCGCCCCCAGGGATAAAAAAATCCTGGTTGGCATCCTCGACAAAGTCATGGCCGACATGTCCAGCAGCGAGATCAATCAGATTCAGCAACGCTGGGTTGGCAATGTGGTCGACCAGCGCACCTTCTGGCACGACATGCTGCTTTACGGCCTGCCGGGCGTTATGGTGCTGGTGGCCATACTTGCCGCAGTGATCCGCATCAATCGCCGGCTGAGTTCTGAAATTTCTAGGCGCATTGCCCTGGAACAGGAACTGCGCAGCAGCGAATACCACTATCGTGGTCTGGTCGAGAGCCTGTCGGCGATTGCCTGGGAAGCCGACGCCAACGACTTCACCTACAGCTACGTTTCGCCCCATGCCGAAGACCTGCTCGGCTACCCGCTGCACGACTGGCTCAAGCCCGGCTTCTGGCGCAGCATCCTTCACCCCGAGGACGCCCTGTGGGCCCAGGCGTTCAGCGAAAGCGAAACCGCTGCAGGCCGTGACCACAGCTTGGATTACAGGGTGATGCGGGCCGACGGGCAGCCAGTGTGGATCCGCAATATCGTCAGCATGATCGAACACGGCCATCGACCATTGATGCGCGGGCTGATGATCGATATCAGCGAAACCAAACGGACCGAAGACGCCCTGCGCCTGTCCGAGCAAAAATTCGCTTCGGTCTTCCAACAGTGCCCCGACATCCTGCTCATCGCCCGCCACAGCGACGGCTGCCTGCTGGAGGTCAACGAAGCCTTCGAGGAACAGATTGGCCTTCCGCCGGGCCAGGTGATCGGCCGCACCGCCACCGAATTGAACCTGTGGGGCGTCGACGGTACCGGACCACTGCTGCTCGAGCGCCTGCACCAAGGCGGAATCCGCAACCTGGAAATGAGCTTCAGACGCAGCAACGGCCAGCTGTTCACCGGCCTGACATCGGCCGAAACCTTCGAACTCGACGGCACCCAGGCATTGGTAGTGGCGGTGCGCGACATCAGCCAACTCAAGGAAACACAACAACAGCTGCAAACCTCGGAAGAGAAGTTCGCCAAAGCCTTCCACGCCTCTCCTGACGGCTTGCTGCTGTCGCGCCAGAGCGATGGCCTGCTGATCGAGGTCAACGAGGGTTTCTGTCGTCTCACCGGCTACGACTTCACCCCCTCCATCGACCAGACATCCCTGGACCTTGGTATCTGGGTGGACCTGAACGAACGCAAGCGCCTGATCGAGCTACTCAACCGTGATGGCTTCGTTCGTGATTTCAGCTGCCTGATTCGTCGAAGCGATGGGCAGATACGCCTTTGCGAGCTCTCTGCGCGGCCGCTGCCGATTGCCGGCGTCGATTGCATGCTGACCATCGCCCGCGACATCACCGAACGCCACCTGATGCAGGAAAAGCTGCAACTGGCTGCCACCGTGTTCGAAAACACCGCCGAAGGCGTGCTGATCACCGACATCGACCAGCGCATCAGTGCGGTTAACCGCGCCTTCAGCGAGATCACCGGCTACAGCGAGGTTGAGGCCCTAGGCCAGACTCCGCGCCTGCTCGCTTCCGGCCAGCATGACAGCGCCTTCTACGCCGCCATGTGGCACCAGCTTACCGCCGAGGGCCATTGGCAAGGCGAAATCTACAACAAGCGCAAGAACGGCGAGTTGTACCCGGGCTGGCTGACCATCAGCGGCGTGCGTAACAGCGACAACGAAATTACCCACTTCGTCGCAGTATTTGCTGACATCTCCAGCCTCAAGCACGCCCAGGCCAAGCTCGACTACCAGGCCCACCACGACCCGCTGACTGGCCTGCCAAACCGCGCCCTGTTCGAGAACCGCCTGCAAGCTGTGCTGACCTGCGCGCAAATCTCCAACCGCCAGGGTGCGGTGCTGTTCCTTGACCTGGACCGCTTCAAGCACATCAACGACAGCCTCGGCCACCCAGTCGGCGACTTGCTGCTCAAAGGTATCGCACAGCGCCTCAAGGAACAGGTACGGGACGTCGACACCGTGGCGCGCCTGGGTGGCGACGAGTTCATCATCCTCCTTCCAGGCCTGCACAAGCCCAGCGACGCCAGCGCCATCGCCAACAAGTTGCTGGCCTGCTTCAACGCGCCGTTCCAAGCGGGAGAACATGAATTCTTCACCAGCGCCAGCATTGGCATCAGCCTTTATCCACAGGACGGCACCGACGTCGCCACACTGATTCGAAACGCCGACGCAGCCATGTACCGCTCCAAGGCCAAGGGCCGCAACCGTGTCGAGGCCTACACCCGCGACCTCACGGTCCAGGCCAGCGAGCGTATTGCCCTGGAGCACGAACTGCGGCGCGCCATCGAACGCAACGAGATGAGCCTTAGCTACCAACCCAAGTTCAGCCTCAAGACCCAAAGCCTGGTCGGCGCCGAAGCCCTGCTTCGCTGGAGCCACCCCACTTTCGGTGAAGTCCCGCCAGAGCACTTCATTCATCTGGCCGAGGAAAACGGCACCATCCTGCAACTGGGTGACTGGGTGCTGGAACAGGCCTGCCGGCAGATGCACGCCTGGAAGAAGCGCTACAGCGCCTTCGGTCCACTGTCGATCAACCTGGCTGGCGCCCAGCTACGCCACCCTGGTTTGGCCAAACGCATAGAAAGCCTGCTCAAGACCTACCAACTCAAAGCCGGCGACCTGCAACTGGAGATCACCGAGAACTTCATCATGAGCCAGGCCGAGGAAGCCCTGGCCGTGCTACACCAGCTCAAGCAACTGGGCGTTCAGTTGGCCATCGATGATTTCGGTACTGGCTACTCCTCGCTGAGCTACCTCAAGCGCCTGCCTCTGGACATCCTGAAGATCGACAAGTCGTTCATCCGCGGCCTGCCCGACGACCCCCACGACGCCGCCATCGCCCGCGCCATCATTGCCCTCGGCCGCAGCATGCAGCTGACCATCATTGCCGAAGGCGTGGAGAGCCAGGCCCAGCAACGTTTCCTGGCCAATGAAGGCTGTGAACAGATTCAGGGCTACATCGTAAGCCTGCCCCTTTCTCCGGAAGAGTTCGCTGCTACGTTTCTTCGCATAGCACTGTCCGATCTTTCGGATGGCACGCTTTCAAAACCCTCGTTATAA